TAGAGCTTCCGAAAGTGGAGTAGTTTTTTGGAACACAGTGTCTTCGGGAAGGTTTAAGGATCGAATGAGTTTCCTTCTTGCTTCTTCTCTTTCAGCAGCTGCCTGTGCCATCTGTCCTTCTACTTGAGAGAGGAGGGCATTCCATTGGTTGACTTCAAAACTTTCTGAAAGTCCAAGACCTTGTTTTCGGATGGTAAGGTCTCTTACGTTCTTTGTATTCTTTAAAAGTTGTTCAAAGGTTTGGTATCCAGAATCCTTTACAGAAAAATTCCAATAGTCGACAAGGGTGGAAACCACCTTGCTTGCGACTTGGTCTTCCATTTGCTCACGCATGATTTCTGTTTGGTTTTCCAAGATTTTTTCCATGTTTCTTTCATTGGCACCAAAAGCATTTTTAAGTAAATCTTGTGCAATGGTTACAGAAAGAGTATCTGTATATAAAGGCGGAAGTCCCAGAGCACTAAATCCAGCAGGAGTTTTATTTGGATCTTCAAAAGCATTTGAGTCAAATCGTTGGGACTTTGCTTCCAATTTGAAGTAAGTTCCTGTGGTAAATAGTTTTTCTAACCCGGCACTGTAAGTGGTGGTTTGGGTTTTTGTTCCCGTGAAGATATTGTTTTGGTTAAAAGGGAATTTTTTTTGATCGAGTTCCGCTTTGGAAAGGGCTCGCCAAGAATACTTGCTCTCAAACTTCATCAAGTTTGAATCGGCTTTTGCTAATTCCAAACGAGCCTGCATGACCTCGCGGTTGTTTTCAATGGCATACTTGACTGCGTCTTGTAAGCTAAGTGTAAATCCCTTATCTCCAGATTCCGCAGCCAAAAGGCTTACGGAAACGAGGAGAATCAATGTACTTGAAACCCATGAACGTTGTTCCATACTCTTAATTCAGACTCCTCATTCCCCTTGAATAGCTGTTTTTTTTTATGCCGACGCCCTTATTTTTTAAGGGCAGCCTTCATTTTATCGCCAACTTCACCAATATGAGCGCAAATGCTGACGCCAGCGTCTTTCATTGCCGCAATTTTTGAAGTGGCAGTTCCCATTCCACCAGAAATGATCGCACCGGCGTGGCCCATACGTTTTCCTGGAGGAGCTGTTTGGCCGGCGATAAAACCAACCACTGGTTTTTTGACATGAGCTTTGATGTAAGCAGCAGCTTCTTCTTCAGAAGTTCCACCGATCTCACCAATCATCACAATGCCCTCTGTATCTGGATCTTCATTTAAAAGGCGAACTGCTTCTACGTGGTTCATCCCTGGAACTGGGTCTCCCCCGATACCGATACAAGTAGATTGGCCAAGACCTGCTGCCGTAAGAGAGGCAACGGACTCATAGGTCAATGTTCCGGAACGAGAAACGATTCCAATGTTTCCTGGAGTGTGGATAAATCCTGGCATAATTCCCATCTTTACATTGTAACGAGGGTTAATGACTCCTGGGCAGTTTGGTCCAACTAACTTGGTTTTAGAATTTCTAAGAACACTATATACTTTGAGCATATCGTGAGTAGGGATACCTTCTGTAATACAAACCACAAGTGGGATCTCAGCAAAAATTCCTTCTAAAATTGCATCCGCAGCAAATGGAGGCGGAACAAAGATTACAGCTGCATTGGCACCGTCTTCTTTCATTGCGTCTTTGATTGTGTTACGAACCGGAGCCGTTTTTCCAAATTCAGATGTCCAGATTTGGCCACCTTTCCCTGGAGTCACTCCTGCCACTACCTTTGTACCATATTCCAACATTTGAGTCGCATGAAAGGATCCTTCCTTACCGGTGATCCCCTGGACGACTACTCTTGTATTTTCATCTACTAATACAGCCATGTTTATTCGTTCCTATTTTTTGATTAGGGAGACAATTTTGTCTGCCGCGTCACGGAGTCCTTCCACTCCCACAATGTTCATACCGGATTCGTTTAGGATTTTTTTCCCTTCTTCTGCATTGGTTCCTTTCAATCGAACCACAACAGGAACAGAAACGTTTACCTTTTTTGTTGCTTCAATGATACCAACAGCAACTCGGTCGCAACGAACGATCCCACCGAACACGTTTACAAAAATACCTTTTACGTTTGGATCAGAGAGGATGAGTCGAAAACCATTTTCTACTGTTGTAGGGTTTGCTCCACCTCCAACATCCAAAAAGTTTGCAGGTTCTGCACCAGCTAACTTAACGATGTCCATCGTTGCCATCGCAAGACCGGCACCGTTTACCATACAACCAATGTTTCCATCTAACTTCACGTAGTTGAGGTTGTATTCTTTTGCTTTTACTTCATACGGATCTTCTTCTGTGATATCACGAAGCGCTTCGTTGTCTGCATGGCGGTAAAGTGCGTTTTCATCCAAATCCATCTTGCAGTCACCTGCAATGATTTCGTTTTGTTTTGTGAGGATGAGCGGGTTGATTTCGAGAAGAGCAGCGTCTTCTTTGATGTAAGCGTTGTATACTGCGTTCACAAGAGCTGTAAAAGACTTTTGTGCCTCTGCAGGGATTCCCAAAGCAAATGC
This genomic stretch from Leptospira meyeri harbors:
- a CDS encoding TolC family protein, translating into MEQRSWVSSTLILLVSVSLLAAESGDKGFTLSLQDAVKYAIENNREVMQARLELAKADSNLMKFESKYSWRALSKAELDQKKFPFNQNNIFTGTKTQTTTYSAGLEKLFTTGTYFKLEAKSQRFDSNAFEDPNKTPAGFSALGLPPLYTDTLSVTIAQDLLKNAFGANERNMEKILENQTEIMREQMEDQVASKVVSTLVDYWNFSVKDSGYQTFEQLLKNTKNVRDLTIRKQGLGLSESFEVNQWNALLSQVEGQMAQAAAEREEARRKLIRSLNLPEDTVFQKTTPLSEALPSKLDYQADIEYAYKHRADFKAIVRKKENAELSMRTAKNEALPSLKAAGTYGYQAQNTISPQNNYSDKGAGVFSYQYPVMQGSLDLSYPIMDKGVKAGIRDAEIQKRQVSLEEADLVKAVSDDVKTRIDILKASFQVMENAKRTEDESKKYYNGVLRSFQQGRFNALAVKNALDTLVQDQLSLVRAKVDYNINLHRYYVAKNALFEEYGVDRSKLLPENL
- the sucD gene encoding succinate--CoA ligase subunit alpha produces the protein MAVLVDENTRVVVQGITGKEGSFHATQMLEYGTKVVAGVTPGKGGQIWTSEFGKTAPVRNTIKDAMKEDGANAAVIFVPPPFAADAILEGIFAEIPLVVCITEGIPTHDMLKVYSVLRNSKTKLVGPNCPGVINPRYNVKMGIMPGFIHTPGNIGIVSRSGTLTYESVASLTAAGLGQSTCIGIGGDPVPGMNHVEAVRLLNEDPDTEGIVMIGEIGGTSEEEAAAYIKAHVKKPVVGFIAGQTAPPGKRMGHAGAIISGGMGTATSKIAAMKDAGVSICAHIGEVGDKMKAALKK
- the sucC gene encoding ADP-forming succinate--CoA ligase subunit beta, coding for MKVHEYQAKEILRRHNANVPFGKVIDTVGDFEKAYNEVVQKSPVVVVKAQIHAGGRGKGGGVKVAKTKDDAKAAAEKILGMQLITPQTGPEGKKVLKVYLEQGLEIAKEYYLSILLDRAIRKTIIMASTEGGMEIEEVAETHPEKIIKIQVDPGIGIQGSQVRELAFALGIPAEAQKSFTALVNAVYNAYIKEDAALLEINPLILTKQNEIIAGDCKMDLDENALYRHADNEALRDITEEDPYEVKAKEYNLNYVKLDGNIGCMVNGAGLAMATMDIVKLAGAEPANFLDVGGGANPTTVENGFRLILSDPNVKGIFVNVFGGIVRCDRVAVGIIEATKKVNVSVPVVVRLKGTNAEEGKKILNESGMNIVGVEGLRDAADKIVSLIKK